One segment of Panicum virgatum strain AP13 chromosome 3K, P.virgatum_v5, whole genome shotgun sequence DNA contains the following:
- the LOC120700872 gene encoding putative uncharacterized protein YGR160W — MMRGGLPSCSRRSPHSDDVGDLGHQPSSTNVGRGGAAGSPPRSQHSSAVVAPSSSTSTASSPPSTSTSMVNIPAEAFDSDSDTQTETEPDDDYRRGYHRAVPRGPALRIISHVHEGDEYAAGDVHQHEDADVIEANFVDLVMGVSADDEEDEEEYEDDGDDTILDYCTDTDANGNGDDDDDEDDDL; from the exons ATGATGCGTGGAGGTTTGCCGTCCTGCTCTAGGCGCTCGCCCCACTCCGACGATGTCGGCGACCTCGGGCACCAGCCGTCGTCCACCAATGTAGGCCGCGGAGGGGCTGCGGGCTCCCCACCACGTTCCCAGCATTCTTCGGCGGTGGTGGCTCCATCCTCGTCCACCTCCACTGCTTCATCGCCGCCAAGTACGTCCACCTCCATGGTCAACATTCCTGCTGAGGCATtcgactccgactccgacacCCAGACGGAGACGGAGCCGGACGACGACTACCGACGGGGCTATCACAGAGCAGTACCCCGAGGCCCTGCTCTGCGCATCATCAGCCATG TCCATGAGGGCGATGAATATGCTGCTGGTGATGTGCACCAGCATGAGGATGCAGACGTCATTGAAGCTAATTTTGTAGATCTTGTAATGGGAGTTTCAGCAGATgatgaggaagacgaggaggaaTATGAGGATGATGGAGATGACACTATCTTGGATTATTGTACTGACACTGACGCCAATGGgaatggtgatgatgatgatgacgaggaCGATGATCTCTAG